One Vespula pensylvanica isolate Volc-1 chromosome 3, ASM1446617v1, whole genome shotgun sequence DNA window includes the following coding sequences:
- the LOC122628119 gene encoding formin-J isoform X1, protein MSGSCRLSCTFTGICSIPTKPSAAGWDSTVGIVPDANTRSSHIAEDYDPLPPLEELFGDIQGDDYIDRLEELAESLLREVTAEVEANSHRSNEQVSDEENTVKKSDNSKRMVGQTSKNVEADTIAGRSVNDYDTWHLNCSADVTHVVLDNTQTTPVSIKNEIEVKQEPDLNDMETVYGTYDEITNSITIIYPGQEDNVGIQECVQEISSDNVSHTDDVTLLTTHHSYSDQFSPAYTCTDIMSPSSIYSDNVDASSSIKSDSHFSDGGYESHNSPSADVHNKKDNSSSSNKNNKNNNNNVCLTDLWHESFTELFPMLA, encoded by the exons ATGTCAGGCTCGTGTCGGTTGTCCTGTACCTTCACTGGGATCTGCAGTATCCCCACAAAACCCTCTGCCGCAGGGTGGGACAGTACAGTCGGCATCGTCCCTGACGCTAACACCAGGAGCAGCCATATTGCTGAAGATTATGACCCTCTACCTCCTCTCGAAGAACTGTTTGGAGATATCCAAGGGGATGATTACATCGACCGACTCGAAGAACTTGCAGAAAGCCTTCTTCGAGAAGTTACCGCAGAAGTGGAAGCAAATTCTCATAGATCAAATGAACAA GTGTCAGACGAAGAAAATACAGTTAAAAAATCTGACAATTCAAAAAGAATGGTGGGGCAGACATCAAAAAATGTGGAAGCCGATACAATCGCTGGTAGAAGCGTGAACGATTACGATACTTGGCATCTTAACTGTAGCGCAGACGTCACGCATGTTGTCCTAGATAATACACAAACGACACCGGTgtctattaaaaatgaaattgaagtTAAACAAGAACCCGACTTGAACGATATGGAAACAGTATATGGTACCTACGACGAAATAACAAattctattactattatttatccTGGCCAAGAAGATAACGTAGGCATTCAAGAATGCGTGCAAGAGATAAGCTCTGATAATGTTAGTCATACTGATGATGTAACATTGTTAACAACGCATCACTCTTATTCTGATCAATTTTCACCTGCTTACACGTGCACAGATATTATGTCTCCTTCGAGTATATATTCGGACAATGTCGATGCATCTTCTTCAATCAAATCAGATTCACATTTTTCGGATGGTGGTTATGAATCTCACAATTCCCCTAGCGCAGACGTacacaataaaaaagataatagtagtagtagtaataaaaataataaaaataacaataataatgtgtGTTTAACCGATCTTTGGCACGAAAGTTTTACAGAATTATTTCCAATGTTGGCTTGA
- the LOC122628119 gene encoding X-box-binding protein 1 isoform X2, with the protein MNMSALKSVVIAFPKGLTKGSAIVPTTELVRSVPKLNFSTSILTEKTTEMDITRKIPKQEELHEESTFFKPDVCIRGKKRRLDHLTWEEKLQRKKLKNRVAAQTSRDRKKAKLDELEETVKTLKERNDVLTQECALLKSQNESLISETKKLRRERETSNMSEQLCSSCQARVGCPVPSLGSAVSPQNPLPQGGTVQSASSLTLTPGAAILLKIMTLYLLSKNCLEISKGMITSTDSKNLQKAFFEKLPQKWKQILIDQMNKCQTKKIQLKNLTIQKEWWGRHQKMWKPIQSLVEA; encoded by the exons CATCGCATTTCCTAAGGGTCTTACCAAGGGATCTGCTATCGTGCCCACTACTGAGCTTGTCAGATCAGTcccaaaattaaatttttcaacatCGATTTTAACCGAAAAAACAACAGAAATGGatataacgagaaaaatacCAAAGCAAGAAGAACTCCACGAGGaaagtacattttttaaacCAGATGTTTGTATTAGAGGAAAGAAACGTCGTCTTGATCATCTTACATGGGAGGAAAAATTGCAGAGGAA gaAATTAAAGAACAGAGTAGCAGCACAAACTTcgagagataggaagaaagcTAAATTGGACGAATTGGAAGAAACTGTCAaaacgttaaaagaaagaaacgatgtaCTGACGCAAGAATGCGCTTTATTAAAGTCACAAAACGAGTCGCTTATAAGTGAAACCAAAAAAttgaggagagagagggaaacgaGTAATATGAGCGAGCAACTTTGTTCGTCATGTCAGGCTCGTGTCGGTTGTCCTGTACCTTCACTGGGATCTGCAGTATCCCCACAAAACCCTCTGCCGCAGGGTGGGACAGTACAGTCGGCATCGTCCCTGACGCTAACACCAGGAGCAGCCATATTGCTGAAGATTATGACCCTCTACCTCCTCTCGAAGAACTGTTTGGAGATATCCAAGGGGATGATTACATCGACCGACTCGAAGAACTTGCAGAAAGCCTTCTTCGAGAAGTTACCGCAGAAGTGGAAGCAAATTCTCATAGATCAAATGAACAA GTGTCAGACGAAGAAAATACAGTTAAAAAATCTGACAATTCAAAAAGAATGGTGGGGCAGACATCAAAAAATGTGGAAGCCGATACAATCGCTGGTAGAAGCGTGA